Proteins found in one Cryptococcus neoformans var. grubii H99 chromosome 14, complete sequence genomic segment:
- a CDS encoding pre-mRNA-processing protein 45, translating into MAALARALPAPLHTSTTEYEEAPAPLPATPGPQLPKYGQRKGWKPKTAADFNGGGAYPECHVAQYPLDMGKKNKGQGSTLALQVDQDGLVRYDAIAQHGRAPGSRVQSSFKDLVPLANRTDVTESERQMERPDDLSVAETAERTRLALERITHGKIKAAQPKHVPKTNSDATYIRYTPANQSADEGKQRIIKMTEVQEDPLEPPRFKHKKIPRGPAEPPPPVLQSPPRAATAQDQKDWMIPPCISNWKNNKGYTIPLDKRLAADGRGLQDVHINDNFAKFSESLYIADRHIREEVRARAQLQQLLAQKQKTSKEEELRLLAQRAREDRSGLSSSVSGSVAAASGSRLPAETGINLGGYGSESGSEEESDEEEEDEDAIRERNIVREEKRREREKEMRMSNMGSEMRAKMLAKEANRDISEKIALGLAKPSASKETLLDSRLFNREALSTGFASEDSYNLYDKPLFAGSSAAAAIYRPAGSSRNDESFGGGTEEGIKEEMSKDRFQLGNATRGFEGAEGAEAREGPVQFEKDTIVALDGSADPFGVEQFMDAARRGGKRTAEDRDEERRKRARDE; encoded by the exons ATGGCTGCCTTAGCGAG AGCTCTTCCCGCGCCCCTCCATACCTCTACTACCGAATACGAAGAAGCACCTGCTCCCCTCCCCGCTACTCCAGGCCCTCAGCTCCCCAAGTATGGTCAAAGAAAGGGATGGAAGCCTAAAACTGCCGCAGATTTCAACGGTGGTGGGGCTTATCCTGAG TGCCACGTCGCTCAATACCCGCTGGAtatgggaaagaagaacaaaggGCAAGGATCAACTTTGGCTTTGCAAGTAGATCAGGACGGATTGGTGAGATATGATGCTATCGCGCAACATGGGCGAGCGCCTGGGTCTCGGGTACAATCCAGCTTCAAGG ACTTGGTCCCCTTGGCCAACCGTACTGATGTAACTGAATCCGAGCGCCAAATGGAACGACCGGACGATCTTTCTGTTGCTGAAACTGCTGAGCGAACGCGACTGGCTCTTGAACGTATTACACATGGCAAGATCAAGGCCGCGCAGCCTAAACATGTCCCCAAGACCAACAGCGACGCCACCTACATTCGATACACCCCCGCCAACCAAAGTGCCGACGAAGGAAAGCAGAGAATCATTAAGATGACGGAAGTTCAAGAAGACCCCCTCGAGCCACCACGATTCAAGCACAAGAAGATTCCCCGCGGTCCCGCCGAGCCACCCCCCCCTGTTCTTCAATCTCCACCTCGTGCTGCTACTGCCCAAGACCAGAAGGACTGGATGATTCCTCCTTGTATCTCCAATTGGAAGAACAACAAGGGTTACACCATTCCTCTCGACAAGCGTCTTGCAGCCGATGGCCGAGGTCTGCAAGATGTGCATATCAATGACAACTTTGCCAAGTTCTCAGAGTCATTGTATATTGCTGACAGACATATcagagaagaagtcagGGCGAGAGCGCAGTTACAACAGTTGCTTGCGCAGAAGCAAAAGACTagcaaggaggaagagttgcGGTTATTGGCCCAGCGAGCGCGAGAAGATCGATCCGGCTTGTCGTCCTCAGTTTCAGGATCTGTTGCGGCTGCTTCTGGCTCCAGGCTACCCGCAGAAACTGGTATCAACCTGGGTGGCTACGGCAGTGAATCCGgatctgaagaagagagcgacgaggaagaagaggatgaggatgcgATCAGGGAGCGAAATATCgtcagagaagagaagaggagggaaagggagaaggagatgaggatgtccAATATGGGTTCAGAAATGAGAGCCAAGATGCTTGCCAA AGAAGCGAACCGAGATATCTCGGAAAAGATTGCTCTTGGCCTTGCCAAACCTTCTGCTTCCAAGGAGACTCTGCTCGACTCCCGTCTTTTCAACAGAGAAGCTCTCTCTACAGGCTTTGCCTCTGAAGACTCTTACAATCTCTATGACAAGCCCCTCTTTGCCGGATCAtctgccgccgccgccatctACCGCCCTGCAGGCTCATCGCGTAATGACGAATCATTTGGTGGTGGTACAGAAGAAGGTATCAAAGAGGAGATGTCCAAAGACAGGTTCCAGTTGGGTAATGCGACTAGAGGATTCGAAGGTGCCGAAGGAGCCGAAGCGAGGGAAGGACCGGTCCAGTTTGAGAAGGATACCATCGTGGCATTGGATGGATCCGCCGATCCGTTCGGTGTGGAACAATTTATGGATGCTGCCAGAAGGGGTGGTAAGAGGACTGCCGAGGacagggatgaagagaggaggaagagggcgagggaTGAATAG